In Burkholderia contaminans, the following proteins share a genomic window:
- a CDS encoding phosphoglycerate kinase has translation MSQVKRLTDLIAAGQLAGKRVFIRADLNVPQDDQGNITEDTRVRASVPAIQAALDAGAAVMVTSHLGRPTEGEFKPEDSLAPVAKRLAELLGRDVPLVSNWVENGVNVAPGQVVLLENCRVNKGEKKNSDELAQKMAKLCDVYVNDAFGTAHRAEATTHGIAKYAPVACAGPLLAAELDALGKALGNPARPLVAIVAGSKVSTKLTILKSLAGKVDQLIVGGGIANTFMLAAGLSIGKSLAEADLVDEAKAIIDEARERGASVPIPTDVVTAKEFSPTAVATVKQVADIEADDMILDIGPDTAKALASQLEKAGTIVWNGPVGVFEFDQFGNGTKTLAEAIAKSSAFSIAGGGDTLAAIAKYGIHDQVSYISTGGGAFLEFLEGKKLPAVEVLETRAA, from the coding sequence ATGAGCCAAGTCAAGCGTCTTACCGACCTGATCGCCGCCGGCCAGCTCGCCGGCAAGCGGGTATTCATCCGTGCCGACCTGAACGTCCCGCAGGACGACCAGGGCAACATCACCGAAGACACGCGCGTGCGCGCGTCCGTGCCGGCCATCCAGGCCGCGCTCGACGCCGGCGCGGCCGTGATGGTCACGTCGCACCTCGGCCGTCCGACCGAAGGCGAATTCAAGCCGGAAGATTCGCTCGCGCCGGTCGCGAAGCGGCTCGCCGAGCTGCTCGGCCGTGACGTGCCGCTGGTGTCGAACTGGGTCGAGAACGGCGTGAACGTTGCGCCGGGCCAGGTCGTGCTGCTCGAGAACTGCCGCGTGAACAAGGGCGAGAAGAAGAATTCGGACGAGCTCGCGCAGAAGATGGCGAAGCTCTGCGACGTGTACGTGAACGACGCGTTCGGCACCGCGCACCGCGCGGAAGCGACCACGCACGGGATCGCGAAGTACGCGCCGGTCGCGTGCGCGGGCCCGCTGCTGGCCGCGGAACTCGACGCGCTCGGCAAGGCGCTCGGCAACCCGGCGCGCCCGCTGGTGGCGATCGTCGCCGGCTCGAAGGTGTCGACCAAGCTCACGATCCTCAAGTCGCTGGCCGGCAAGGTCGACCAGCTGATCGTCGGCGGCGGCATCGCGAACACGTTCATGCTCGCGGCCGGCCTGTCGATCGGCAAGTCGCTCGCGGAAGCCGACCTCGTCGACGAGGCGAAGGCGATCATCGACGAAGCGCGCGAGCGCGGTGCGTCGGTGCCGATCCCGACCGACGTCGTGACGGCCAAGGAATTCTCGCCGACGGCCGTGGCCACGGTGAAGCAGGTCGCCGACATCGAAGCGGACGACATGATCCTCGACATCGGCCCGGACACCGCCAAGGCGCTCGCGAGCCAGCTCGAGAAGGCCGGCACGATCGTGTGGAACGGCCCGGTCGGTGTGTTCGAGTTCGACCAGTTCGGCAACGGCACCAAGACGCTCGCGGAAGCGATCGCCAAATCGTCCGCGTTCTCGATCGCGGGCGGCGGCGACACGCTCGCGGCCATCGCGAAGTACGGCATCCATGACCAGGTCAGCTACATCTCGACGGGCGGCGGCGCCTTCCTCGAGTTCCTCGAGGGGAAGAAGCTGCCGGCGGTGGAAGTGCTGGAAACGCGGGCGGCCTGA
- a CDS encoding AzlD domain-containing protein, which translates to MSATEIWIVIIGMTIVTAVTRALFLIGGERTVLPERAQRALRYAPAAALVAVVLPDVLETPGGLSFALSNHPFYAALAGLGWFLWRRSMLGTIVVGMLVFTVLRLVF; encoded by the coding sequence ATGAGCGCGACGGAAATCTGGATCGTCATCATCGGGATGACGATCGTCACGGCCGTCACGCGCGCGCTGTTCCTGATCGGCGGCGAACGCACCGTGCTGCCCGAGCGTGCGCAGCGCGCGTTGCGCTACGCGCCGGCGGCGGCACTGGTCGCCGTCGTGCTGCCCGACGTGCTCGAAACGCCGGGCGGGCTGTCGTTCGCGCTGTCCAACCATCCGTTCTACGCGGCGCTCGCCGGCCTCGGCTGGTTCCTGTGGCGGCGCAGCATGCTCGGCACGATCGTCGTCGGGATGCTCGTCTTCACCGTGCTGCGCCTGGTCTTCTGA
- a CDS encoding AzlC family ABC transporter permease, with product MLARLSATDRFALIQGARDYSPTLMAIFSWGLVTGIAMSKSVMTLWQASAMSLLVYAGSSQLAVLPLLAAKLPIWTILLTAAMVNTRFVIFSAGLAPHFSYLPLWRRLAIGYFNGDVIYLLFQKQGFAYGHVPGKEAYFWGMALASWLSWQVSSLAGILLASVFPASWGLELAGTLALIPIMVSAVANRSTLAAVAVAGIVSLIAFDLPYRLALPLAVLAALAAGCTADFFVERADWRRIRTETVHEKEIE from the coding sequence ATGCTCGCTCGATTGTCCGCCACCGACCGCTTCGCGCTGATCCAGGGCGCGCGCGACTATTCCCCGACGCTGATGGCGATTTTCTCGTGGGGGCTCGTCACCGGCATCGCGATGAGCAAGTCGGTCATGACACTCTGGCAGGCGAGCGCGATGTCGCTGCTGGTCTACGCGGGCTCGTCGCAGCTCGCGGTGCTGCCGCTCCTCGCGGCGAAGCTGCCGATCTGGACCATCCTGCTCACGGCCGCGATGGTCAACACGCGCTTCGTGATCTTCAGCGCCGGGCTTGCTCCCCATTTTTCCTACCTGCCGCTGTGGCGGCGCCTCGCGATCGGCTATTTCAACGGCGACGTGATCTACCTGCTGTTCCAGAAACAGGGCTTCGCCTACGGCCACGTGCCCGGCAAGGAAGCGTATTTCTGGGGGATGGCGCTTGCGAGCTGGCTGTCGTGGCAGGTGTCGTCGCTCGCCGGCATCCTGCTCGCGAGCGTCTTTCCCGCAAGCTGGGGGCTGGAACTGGCCGGCACGCTCGCGCTGATTCCCATCATGGTGTCGGCGGTCGCGAACCGCTCGACGCTCGCGGCCGTCGCGGTCGCCGGCATCGTGTCGCTCATCGCGTTCGACCTGCCGTACCGGCTCGCGCTGCCGCTCGCGGTGCTCGCCGCGCTCGCGGCCGGCTGCACGGCCGATTTCTTCGTCGAGCGGGCCGACTGGCGGCGCATCCGCACCGAAACCGTGCACGAAAAGGAAATTGAATGA
- a CDS encoding branched-chain amino acid transaminase has translation MSMADRDGKIWMDGKLIDWRDAKIHVLTHTLHYGMGVFEGVRAYKSADGSTAIFRLYEHTKRLLNSAKIFQMDVPFDRETLEAAQLEVVRENKLESCYLRPIIWVGSEKLGVAAKGNTIHVAIAAWPWGAYLGEEGLAKGIRVKTSSFTRHHVNVSMVRAKASGWYVNSILANQEATADGYDEALLLDVDGYVSEGSGENFFLVNNGKLYTPDLSSCLDGITRDTVITLAKDAGIEVIEKRITRDEVYTADEAFFTGTAAEVTPIRELDNRTIGSGARGPVTEKLQSAFFDIVSGKNAKYAHWLTKV, from the coding sequence ATGTCAATGGCCGACCGCGACGGCAAGATCTGGATGGACGGCAAGCTGATCGACTGGCGCGACGCCAAGATCCACGTCCTGACCCACACGCTGCATTACGGCATGGGCGTCTTCGAGGGCGTGCGCGCGTACAAGTCGGCCGACGGCAGCACCGCGATCTTCCGCCTGTACGAGCACACGAAACGTCTGCTGAATTCGGCGAAGATCTTCCAGATGGACGTGCCGTTCGACCGGGAAACGCTCGAAGCCGCGCAGCTCGAAGTCGTGCGCGAGAACAAGCTCGAGTCGTGCTACCTGCGCCCGATCATCTGGGTCGGTTCGGAAAAGCTCGGCGTGGCCGCGAAGGGCAACACGATCCACGTCGCGATCGCCGCATGGCCGTGGGGTGCGTACCTCGGCGAGGAAGGCCTCGCGAAGGGCATCCGCGTGAAGACGTCGTCGTTCACGCGCCACCACGTGAACGTGTCGATGGTGCGCGCGAAGGCGTCGGGCTGGTACGTGAACTCGATCCTGGCGAACCAGGAAGCCACCGCCGACGGCTACGACGAAGCGCTGCTGCTCGACGTCGACGGCTACGTGTCGGAAGGCTCCGGCGAGAACTTCTTCCTGGTGAACAACGGCAAGCTGTACACGCCCGACCTGTCGTCGTGCCTCGACGGCATCACGCGCGATACCGTCATCACGCTCGCGAAGGACGCCGGCATCGAGGTGATCGAGAAGCGCATCACGCGCGACGAGGTCTACACGGCCGACGAAGCATTCTTCACCGGCACGGCCGCCGAAGTCACGCCGATCCGCGAGCTCGACAACCGCACGATCGGCAGCGGCGCGCGCGGCCCCGTCACGGAAAAGCTCCAGTCGGCGTTTTTCGATATCGTGTCGGGCAAGAACGCGAAGTACGCGCACTGGCTGACGAAGGTCTGA
- a CDS encoding zinc-finger domain-containing protein — MSEIKEMPLVELTAKDLPAYCPNPAMARWSAHPRVFIDVSHGEARCPYCGTRYKLRDGEVVKGH; from the coding sequence ATGAGTGAAATCAAGGAAATGCCGCTGGTCGAGCTGACGGCCAAGGATCTTCCCGCGTACTGCCCGAACCCGGCCATGGCGCGCTGGAGCGCCCACCCGCGCGTCTTCATCGACGTCTCGCACGGCGAAGCACGCTGCCCGTACTGCGGCACGCGCTACAAGCTGCGCGACGGCGAGGTCGTCAAGGGCCATTGA
- the waaF gene encoding lipopolysaccharide heptosyltransferase II codes for MRRALVIAPNWIGDALMAQPLFALLKKNHPRIAIDAVAPSWVAPVLERMPEIHDVYATDLAHGKLQLLRRWQLASDLRDVGYDAAYVLPNSLKSAVIPWLANIPLRVGYTGEHRYGLLNVRHANPDKSGERPPMTAHYAALAYAPGAKLPESMKTLPAPRLDADLNETARVSARFNLDTRKPLVVFCPGAEYGPAKRWPPEHFASLATIVHQSFPYTQIVALGSQKDAAAAQAIADHAPNVRNLCGQTSLSEACALIARANAVVTNDSGLMHVAAALRRPLVALYGSTDPRHTPPLSDLAKVQWLHLECSPCFERECPLGHLKCLRELGPEQVFGDLRGMLVGQR; via the coding sequence ATGCGTCGAGCGCTGGTTATCGCACCGAACTGGATCGGTGACGCATTGATGGCGCAGCCGCTTTTTGCGCTGCTGAAGAAAAACCATCCCCGCATCGCGATCGATGCCGTCGCGCCCTCGTGGGTCGCGCCCGTGCTCGAGCGGATGCCCGAGATCCACGATGTCTACGCGACCGATCTCGCGCACGGCAAGCTGCAGTTGCTGCGCCGCTGGCAACTCGCGAGCGACCTGCGCGACGTCGGCTACGACGCGGCGTACGTGCTGCCGAATTCGCTGAAATCCGCGGTGATCCCGTGGCTCGCGAACATCCCGCTGCGGGTCGGCTACACGGGCGAGCACCGCTACGGGCTGCTGAACGTGCGGCACGCGAACCCCGACAAGTCGGGCGAGCGGCCGCCGATGACGGCCCACTATGCGGCGCTTGCGTACGCGCCGGGCGCGAAGCTGCCCGAGTCGATGAAGACGCTGCCCGCGCCGCGCCTCGACGCCGATCTCAACGAGACGGCGCGCGTGTCCGCACGTTTCAATCTCGATACGCGCAAGCCGCTCGTCGTGTTCTGCCCGGGCGCGGAATACGGCCCGGCCAAGCGCTGGCCGCCCGAGCACTTCGCATCGCTCGCCACCATCGTCCACCAGTCGTTCCCGTACACGCAGATCGTCGCGCTCGGCTCGCAGAAGGACGCCGCCGCCGCGCAGGCGATCGCGGACCACGCGCCGAACGTGCGCAACCTGTGCGGGCAGACGTCGCTGTCGGAGGCGTGCGCGCTGATCGCGCGCGCGAATGCGGTGGTCACCAACGATTCGGGGCTGATGCACGTTGCCGCCGCGCTACGCCGGCCGCTCGTCGCACTGTACGGATCGACCGATCCGCGCCACACCCCTCCGCTGTCGGACCTGGCGAAGGTACAATGGCTTCATCTCGAATGCAGTCCCTGCTTCGAACGCGAGTGCCCGCTCGGCCACCTGAAGTGCCTGCGCGAACTCGGTCCCGAGCAGGTATTCGGCGATTTGCGCGGCATGCTCGTCGGGCAGCGCTGA
- a CDS encoding nuclear transport factor 2 family protein: MPRFARLFEAAADTLNAYYQAVADANLDALLGLWIDEDFASCVWADGEHLHGLDQIRSGLANRLATRPVTIEPLDIRVYDSLGTVVYTIAEAHQQADLTAEPDMVFATYVMIHERGEWRIAHIHASPIPEQAAGQFAAKIRHGQGPLH, encoded by the coding sequence ATGCCACGTTTTGCCCGCCTCTTCGAAGCCGCCGCCGATACGCTGAACGCCTACTACCAGGCCGTCGCCGATGCCAATCTCGACGCGCTGCTGGGATTGTGGATCGACGAGGATTTCGCCAGCTGCGTATGGGCGGACGGCGAGCATCTGCACGGCCTCGACCAGATTCGCAGCGGGCTCGCCAACCGGCTCGCCACGCGCCCCGTGACGATCGAGCCGCTCGACATCCGCGTGTACGACAGCCTCGGCACGGTCGTCTATACGATCGCCGAAGCGCATCAGCAGGCCGACCTGACGGCCGAACCCGACATGGTTTTCGCGACGTACGTGATGATTCACGAACGTGGCGAGTGGCGCATCGCGCATATTCACGCGAGCCCGATTCCCGAACAGGCGGCCGGACAATTCGCCGCGAAGATCCGTCATGGGCAGGGTCCGCTGCACTGA
- a CDS encoding hydrolase gives MSTASPPTSPLTGAPAPDDDILRYRAPRWLPNSHAQTIVPALFARRPVVAYRRERWETPDHDFIDLDWVAHLDSAAPAPDAPLFVLFHGLEGSSGSHYALAMMAAARAKGWHAVVPHFRSCSGEINRQPRFYHLADSAEVDWILRRLAAQHRGPLVAAGVSLGGNVLLRWLGEHRSDTSILRAAAAISTPIDVHAGGRALSQGFAMVYTRSFLKTLKRKALAKLDQYPGLFDREAMLQAVTMRDFDEVVTAPLHGFADADDYWTKATTRPLLPAIDVPTLILNARNDPFLPESALPGPADVSPAVELDQPAAGGHAGFMTGPFPGRLDWLSARVFGYCSKFVDHG, from the coding sequence ATGAGTACGGCTTCTCCGCCCACCTCGCCGCTGACCGGGGCCCCGGCCCCCGACGACGACATACTGCGCTATCGCGCACCACGCTGGCTGCCCAATAGCCATGCACAAACCATCGTGCCCGCGCTGTTCGCGCGGCGCCCCGTCGTCGCTTACCGACGAGAGCGATGGGAAACCCCCGACCACGACTTCATCGATCTCGACTGGGTCGCCCATCTCGACAGCGCCGCGCCGGCGCCCGATGCGCCGCTGTTCGTGCTGTTCCACGGCCTCGAGGGCAGTTCCGGCTCGCACTACGCGCTCGCGATGATGGCCGCCGCACGCGCGAAGGGCTGGCACGCCGTCGTGCCGCACTTCCGCAGTTGCAGCGGCGAGATCAACCGCCAGCCGCGCTTCTACCATCTCGCCGACAGCGCCGAGGTCGACTGGATCCTGCGCCGGCTCGCCGCGCAGCATCGCGGGCCGCTCGTCGCGGCCGGCGTGTCGCTCGGCGGCAACGTGCTGCTGCGCTGGCTCGGCGAGCATCGCAGCGACACGTCGATCCTGCGGGCGGCCGCCGCGATCTCGACGCCGATCGACGTGCATGCCGGCGGGCGCGCGCTGTCGCAAGGCTTTGCGATGGTCTACACGCGCAGCTTCCTGAAGACGCTCAAGCGCAAGGCGCTCGCGAAGCTCGACCAGTACCCGGGGCTGTTCGACCGCGAAGCCATGCTGCAGGCCGTGACGATGCGCGACTTCGACGAGGTCGTGACCGCGCCGCTGCACGGTTTCGCCGATGCGGACGACTACTGGACCAAGGCGACGACACGGCCGCTGCTCCCCGCGATCGACGTGCCGACGCTGATCCTCAACGCCCGCAACGACCCGTTCCTGCCTGAATCGGCGCTACCGGGCCCGGCCGACGTATCGCCGGCCGTCGAGCTCGACCAGCCTGCCGCCGGCGGGCACGCGGGATTCATGACCGGGCCGTTCCCCGGCCGCCTCGACTGGCTGTCGGCGCGGGTGTTCGGCTATTGCTCCAAATTCGTCGACCATGGATGA
- a CDS encoding DUF2946 family protein — protein MDDIVRQALAKWPNVPHCTGWLLLDRRGEWRLRDDAAQAAGELGSPIRHAALNAFIGRNYECDEQGQWFFQNGPQRVYVELAYTPWVVRLAERDGQLTLTDQTGTPFEPDEAWLDDAGGVLFRAAGTPPRIAALHDHDLGLFADHADLDAAPPVLRWRDGRTLPLGSIAGADVPTRFGYVASPAQQARDTTDSGN, from the coding sequence ATGGATGACATCGTCAGGCAGGCCCTCGCCAAATGGCCGAACGTCCCGCACTGTACCGGCTGGCTGCTGCTCGACCGGCGCGGCGAATGGCGGCTGCGCGACGACGCGGCGCAGGCGGCCGGCGAGCTCGGTTCGCCGATCCGGCATGCGGCGCTGAACGCGTTCATCGGCCGCAACTACGAATGTGATGAGCAGGGCCAGTGGTTCTTCCAGAACGGCCCGCAGCGCGTGTACGTCGAGCTTGCCTATACGCCCTGGGTCGTCCGGCTCGCCGAGCGCGACGGGCAGCTCACGCTCACCGACCAGACCGGCACGCCGTTCGAACCGGACGAAGCCTGGCTCGACGACGCAGGCGGCGTGCTGTTTCGCGCGGCCGGCACGCCGCCGCGCATCGCGGCGCTGCACGATCACGACCTCGGGCTCTTCGCCGATCACGCCGATCTCGATGCCGCGCCGCCCGTGCTGCGCTGGCGCGACGGCCGCACGCTGCCGCTCGGCAGCATCGCCGGTGCGGACGTGCCCACGCGGTTCGGCTACGTCGCAAGCCCGGCGCAACAGGCCCGCGACACAACTGACAGCGGCAACTGA